A single region of the Prevotella sp. HUN102 genome encodes:
- the rfbD gene encoding dTDP-4-dehydrorhamnose reductase — MNILVTGANGMLGNTIQIVTKNSKDNYIFTDVCDGYKQLDITSFEDVRKAVKENNIGCIINCAAWTNVDKAETAGEIVEILNAVAPENLARAMKEVDGLLVHVSTDYVFGGDPYNTPCRENQKGTPTGVYGLTKLHGEEKIVATGVNHIIVRTAWLYGEFGHNFVKTMMNLTATKPELKVVFDQCGTPTYAVDLANAIFDIVENRKFKGKSGIYHFSNEGVCSWYDFAIKIAELAGNTNCNIQPCHSDEFPSPVKRPAYSVFDKTKIKETFDTKVPYWVDSLKICMENLNKQN; from the coding sequence ATGAACATTTTAGTTACTGGTGCCAACGGAATGTTGGGTAATACCATTCAGATAGTAACCAAGAACAGTAAAGATAACTACATCTTTACCGATGTCTGCGATGGATACAAGCAGCTTGATATCACGAGTTTTGAAGATGTTCGCAAGGCTGTCAAGGAGAATAATATCGGGTGCATCATCAACTGTGCTGCGTGGACGAATGTTGATAAGGCCGAAACTGCAGGCGAAATAGTGGAAATATTGAATGCTGTTGCTCCTGAAAATTTGGCCAGAGCGATGAAGGAAGTGGACGGCTTGCTCGTTCACGTGAGTACCGATTACGTCTTCGGTGGCGACCCATACAACACCCCTTGCAGGGAAAATCAGAAAGGAACGCCAACTGGTGTATATGGACTGACAAAGCTGCACGGCGAAGAGAAAATCGTTGCAACGGGCGTTAATCATATCATTGTGCGTACAGCGTGGCTGTATGGCGAGTTTGGGCACAACTTTGTTAAGACAATGATGAACCTAACTGCAACAAAACCTGAACTGAAAGTAGTTTTCGACCAGTGTGGAACGCCTACTTACGCAGTGGATTTGGCTAATGCAATCTTTGATATTGTGGAGAACAGGAAGTTCAAGGGCAAGAGTGGTATCTATCATTTCTCGAACGAGGGTGTTTGCTCTTGGTACGATTTCGCCATCAAGATAGCCGAACTCGCAGGCAATACCAACTGCAATATTCAGCCTTGCCACAGCGACGAGTTTCCTTCTCCAGTAAAACGCCCAGCCTATTCGGTTTTCGATAAGACCAAAATAAAGGAAACTTTCGACACGAAAGTGCCATATTGGGTCGATAGTCTGAAGATTTGTATGGAGAATTTAAACAAACAAAACTAA
- a CDS encoding BT0820 family HAD-type phosphatase: protein MVIAIDFDGTIVEHRYPKIGDEIPFATETLKELIKDGHQLILWTVREGELLQEAVDWCKNKGVEFWAINKDYPEEEREKNNHFSRKLKVEMFIDDRNLGGLPDWGTIYQMIKNHETWESRGYLGTSFEDREPRKKKHWWSR, encoded by the coding sequence ATGGTAATAGCAATAGATTTCGACGGAACAATCGTCGAACACAGATATCCAAAGATTGGCGATGAAATTCCTTTCGCAACGGAAACGCTCAAAGAACTCATCAAGGATGGACACCAACTCATCTTATGGACCGTGAGAGAAGGGGAACTTCTTCAGGAAGCCGTGGATTGGTGCAAGAATAAAGGAGTTGAATTTTGGGCAATCAACAAGGACTATCCCGAAGAAGAACGGGAGAAGAACAACCATTTTTCCAGAAAGCTAAAGGTAGAAATGTTCATCGACGACCGAAACCTAGGAGGTTTACCCGACTGGGGCACAATCTATCAGATGATTAAAAATCACGAAACGTGGGAATCAAGAGGCTATCTTGGCACTTCATTTGAAGACCGAGAACCTCGCAAGAAAAAACATTGGTGGAGTAGATAG
- a CDS encoding peptide chain release factor 3 yields the protein MNEIERRRTFAIISHPDAGKTTLTEKFLLFGGQIQVAGAVKSNKIQKTATSDWMDIEKQRGISVSTSVMEFDYEGYKVNILDTPGHQDFAEDTYRTLTAVDSAIIVVDSAKGVETQTRKLMEVCRMRNTPVIIFINKMDREGRDPFDLLDELEEELQIGVRPLSWPIGQGQRFKGVYNIFEQRLNLFTPNKQRVTETVEVDVDSDELDTQVGADFAAQLRNDLELVDGVYPEFEVETYRAAEVAPVFFGSALNNFGVQELLNCFIKIAPSPKPTKAEERLVEPIENKFTGFIFKITANIDPNHRSCIAFCKVCSGKFQRNQPYLHVRNGKTMRFSSPTQFMAQRKNTVDEAYPGDIVGLPDSGGVFKIGDTLTEGENIHFRGLPSFSPELFKYIENDDPMKAKQFQKGLEQLMNEGVAQLFVNQFNNRRIVGTVGQLQFEVIQYRLEHEYNAKCRWEPVHLHKACWIEADDEKELDNFKKRKYQYMAKDIEGRDVFLADSGYVLSMAQQDFEDIKFHFTSEF from the coding sequence ATGAACGAAATAGAACGCAGAAGAACTTTTGCCATCATCTCTCATCCTGACGCTGGTAAGACCACTCTCACAGAAAAGTTTCTCTTGTTTGGTGGACAGATTCAGGTTGCGGGTGCAGTTAAGAGTAATAAAATCCAAAAGACGGCGACTTCCGACTGGATGGATATTGAGAAACAGCGTGGTATCTCCGTATCAACTTCGGTAATGGAATTTGATTACGAGGGTTACAAGGTAAACATTCTTGATACTCCCGGCCATCAGGACTTTGCAGAAGACACTTATCGAACGCTGACGGCAGTAGATTCTGCCATCATTGTAGTGGATTCTGCCAAAGGTGTGGAAACGCAGACGCGAAAACTGATGGAAGTTTGTCGTATGCGCAATACGCCTGTTATTATCTTTATCAATAAGATGGACCGTGAAGGTCGCGACCCGTTCGATTTGCTGGACGAACTGGAAGAGGAACTTCAAATCGGAGTTCGCCCATTGTCTTGGCCGATTGGACAAGGACAGCGTTTCAAGGGTGTGTATAACATTTTTGAGCAACGGCTGAACCTCTTCACTCCTAACAAACAGCGAGTTACTGAAACCGTTGAAGTGGATGTGGATTCAGATGAGTTGGATACTCAGGTTGGTGCTGATTTTGCCGCACAACTGCGCAATGACCTTGAATTGGTAGATGGTGTATATCCTGAATTTGAAGTGGAAACCTATCGTGCCGCCGAAGTTGCACCTGTATTTTTCGGTTCTGCGCTGAATAATTTTGGTGTTCAGGAACTTCTGAACTGCTTTATCAAGATTGCACCAAGTCCAAAACCGACGAAGGCAGAAGAACGTTTGGTGGAGCCGATTGAGAATAAATTCACAGGTTTTATCTTCAAGATTACGGCAAACATCGATCCGAATCATCGCAGTTGTATTGCTTTCTGCAAGGTTTGTTCGGGAAAATTCCAACGCAATCAGCCATATCTGCACGTGCGCAATGGAAAAACGATGCGCTTCTCTTCGCCCACTCAGTTTATGGCGCAGCGCAAGAATACCGTGGATGAGGCTTATCCGGGCGATATTGTTGGTTTGCCGGATAGTGGCGGCGTTTTCAAGATTGGAGATACACTTACCGAAGGCGAGAATATCCACTTCCGTGGTTTGCCAAGTTTCTCTCCGGAGTTGTTCAAGTATATTGAAAACGACGACCCAATGAAGGCAAAACAGTTCCAGAAAGGTCTCGAGCAGTTGATGAACGAGGGTGTTGCGCAGTTGTTTGTCAATCAATTCAACAATCGTAGGATTGTAGGCACGGTCGGACAACTCCAATTTGAAGTTATCCAATACCGTCTTGAACACGAATACAATGCCAAATGCCGTTGGGAACCGGTTCATCTGCACAAGGCTTGTTGGATAGAAGCCGACGACGAAAAGGAACTGGACAATTTCAAAAAGCGCAAGTATCAGTATATGGCAAAGGATATTGAAGGCAGAGACGTCTTCCTTGCCGATTCAGGCTACGTGCTCAGTATGGCACAACAAGATTTTGAGGATATTAAATTCCATTTTACCAGTGAATTTTAA
- a CDS encoding DUF4924 family protein, with protein MFVAQELRKKSIAEYLLYMWQIEDIIRVYDCSLTKIRREYIDKFQYTDEQKEEEEDWFGDLVRMMNQEGCRKSGHLQINKVLMQALSELHAQLLASSKFPFYSAEYYRVLPFIVELRGKTKQVADRMARKNEENLKEIAANLGHSEIETCFDVLYGVMMLRLQKKEISQETATAVKEITTLIGMLADYYQKDKTEGLIFEDE; from the coding sequence ATGTTTGTTGCACAGGAATTAAGAAAGAAAAGCATTGCTGAATATCTGCTGTATATGTGGCAGATAGAAGATATTATTCGTGTTTACGATTGTTCGCTGACGAAGATTCGCAGGGAATACATTGACAAGTTTCAATATACCGATGAACAGAAAGAGGAAGAAGAAGATTGGTTTGGCGACCTTGTCAGAATGATGAATCAGGAAGGATGTCGTAAGAGTGGGCATCTTCAGATTAATAAGGTGCTGATGCAGGCTCTGTCTGAGCTTCACGCACAGTTGTTGGCGTCATCAAAATTTCCTTTCTATTCGGCTGAATACTATCGTGTTCTGCCTTTTATCGTGGAATTGCGTGGTAAAACCAAACAGGTGGCCGACAGAATGGCGCGGAAGAATGAGGAAAATCTCAAGGAGATTGCCGCAAATCTGGGGCATAGCGAGATAGAAACCTGCTTCGACGTGCTTTATGGCGTGATGATGCTCCGACTTCAGAAGAAAGAAATCAGTCAGGAGACTGCCACAGCTGTGAAGGAAATCACTACATTGATAGGTATGCTTGCTGATTATTACCAGAAAGATAAGACGGAAGGGCTTATTTTTGAGGATGAGTGA